TCAATGGTATCGTATTAATGCACCAGAAGGCCGGtagtttctaaaaaaaatcacaatatattataaaattatttttaatataaaaagcttaagagaagaaaatttaaatatagtaCCAATCTTTGAATGCACAGATTTTTCAAAACTGAAcctaaattgaggaaattcaaTCTCATTATATGCTTCACTTTGAATATTTTcgaacaaaaatagaaaacatgGAGGGGATGTGACTTGAATTTGACCTACAAAGTTCTTTAGAAACAATTGTCCAATCAAAGAAGAATaacagattaaaaaaaatgcttTGATTCATATATTTAGACTCACTAACCACAAAGAAACACTATATATAACCTTTAgtagtataaaaataattataaaaattaattattgcaaTATCAATTTACTACTATGAACGTTAGTATTATATTTATAGTAAttagaattataaatttatatttaattttttatataattataactgtattatattataaaatataaaaattgaagtgattattatataatttggaTGGATTGgactaaatataaaaatataaaatagaattatattattaaattttggtaattttaattagttaataatataaaataatataaaagtagCATAATTGAATAGTTTTGGTtgattatactaaaaatatcgaaaaatactctaaataaaaagtcaaattaactttaatattaaattcatttatacgattttaattttatataatatttagataaTAGATTAGTAAAAGCAAATGGAATGATGACTTTAATTAGTATTcgataaaatattcatttaaaataaaataaaaaagtaaaagtatgatattattaaaaataatacatttttatgtttaaaaaattacatttaaataaaatatttataaaatataaaatttagagtaaCATAGCTTCATGAATATTAATCGTTAATCAGTTATGAACTAACATAGAATTATAATacaatttatttatgaaaaaataatcaacaattaatattaataaatataaaactcaTCTAAACACTTTGATTTAAAGTATGAGgggttaattattattcattattaataatattttgttcataacaaaagtaaaaatataattattcacatTTAGATTTTAGAAGAATTAACGTTATAAGTAACAAATGATCTATTTTATTAtgcatattataaattaatgaattaaactaaCTGATATAGTgaactataattaattaatcgatataaattataataaattatataacatttaaaaagaaaataaaatgaataagaagaaaataaaaagaaatagaaaagatataagacttcaataaaataaattgagtgtaagagttttttttttggtaaattttatatcacatctgtttcaataataataataaataaaaatatgtcaacttgatatctaagaaaaaacgatgagataaaatcataatacAGTTCTAAAGTAAAAGATTATATTAGAGTATAATATCATTAcacaacacaaattaaaagtaatttcacactacaatataccacaaacaggtaaatgacttaaatttaaatacgaaacaatttttatttatgcatacatgATAACACTATGGTTTATAAATACTTCATGgataacatagcatatataGCTCCGAATGATGAGCACGGGAGTTGGAGAGTGTGGTGGTTTGTGTCCACGATAGTTGCCTTCTTACAACGACGCTTCATATGAAGAAAGAGAATTGTTGTAAAAGCTATCTAATAAAAGAGTAACTGGTAAAcaaatgatattttcttctagcatacatggtcttttatagtggtaaaataaaaatggaaggaattaaattttatatttttatattaggaatagaatttgatatttatcccaataaaattattattgttattatcaatataaatggGTTACCATTAAGATAACAACTTgccactaataaaattattcgataatgaataagaattagaagagtatcaatataattaaaatgaatataattaaaatatttaaaaatatttttgattgataattagtttaataatgcattaaatattattttatataattataataaagatattttttaaattagtataattatgcattattcattaaaataattaaaaatattttcgattaATAATTggtaagtagtttaataatgcattaaatattgatttcatataattataataaagatattttcctaaattaatataattatgcattattcattaaatgcattcattttggaggaaaaatggGTTCATAAAAAAGTAACACCTCACTTTCATTAGTTGAGGGAAAatccaattttagtatattaagtagatagataaaattttaataataataatacacggGTAATTAATTTCGAGCAAGCCCAGTAAGctaattaattagattttattcgtttttatttatcttattatctaataaattaattattaatcatttttGTAGTTTATTCTCATAAATAACGAATTTGGAACCTCAATTTACGATTGATTGGCCAAATCTAAATAACAAAACACGCAATAGGCAATTTTGGAAAGATGAATgaaacaaatataaaacttgTAGCTTGCTAAGTTTAATCAATTTCAATATTTTAGATTGCTCATTgttcttaaaaataaattggataTCTGGAACGTATTCAAAAATGCTGAATTAAGTCCTGATGCAACTACAACTTATAATTATATTGACAATATCAatataataaagactaaaattgaTCAGATTGAGTTTTAACTTGTGTGCATAAAATTTTGGAGTGATGTATTATTATTTGAGGTTCACTTGTGTCTCAATATTAATAGAGTCAGATGTATCGCATGTCCTAAAAATACAGACAGGGTACtactttatacaaaaaaatattctattaaaataCTCTTGTGATATTTGCTTGTAtccagttattattattatcttagtGTGAAAAATAGGGATCAATTATTGATtctaaaaacataaatatatattaataatagcaAATAGTGAACCTTTAATTTGAACAAAATATTACATGTACATGCACAACGAAAGTGTTTGTTTAGGCCCGTTAAANNNNNNNNNNNNNNNNNNNNNNNNNNNNNNNNNNNNNNNNNttaataaaaagatattttttaataattttttttatttttacataaataaataaaaaatatttttattttattgtattcaaacataattgataaataaaaaaattttttttattagatatccaaatataaaattacttttatttttctaaaaatctttaaaaaaataattcgaaaaaaaattttcttaaaagtTCATCCAAGCAAATCTAAAAAATgcttattaatatatttgtattattATAACATATAAGAATAACATATGAATTTGTATatttacaaattaattaattcctgTAGTAAAAGAGAGGAGGCTTTTCTTATAAATGAAAGAGAGGAGGTTTTTCTTATAAATCCATGTACCAAATAGATCTAttttaatactaatattgtGAATTACTTTGCCACTAATAACATCAAAGGAAGCCAATTCATGGTTTTCATTtcccataaaaaatattatatcacaTTTGTTGCCCATTACCATTGGATGCCAAATATATGGAAAGGGTCCAACTGTGAAAAGCTTCACCCAAGATTCTTTTACACCAACTTCACCTAAAATGGATATTTCAATATGACTATTCTCATCAAAAGAGGAGATCAGAGCAACAGAGTCGTTGAGCACTACCAAAGTTCTGGTAAGGCAATCAATATCATCACTTTGTTGCCAACCAATCAATGTGGTTCGAAACGTTTCAGTGCTGAGATTAAATGACACAAGTACCTCTTTTCCATTCTTATCTCCACCCCGCCAGTGGCATACTCCATTTAAGTACGTTACATAACCTTCACCAAAACCTCCTTTTTCAGTCATTTCAAGATTAAGTTTCTTCCAACAATTACTTTTTAGACTATAAATTTGCCAATTTGCTAGAGCAGGCTCATATTGGTAAAATTCATTATGACAATAACATATATGTTGAATCACTTTATAGTCATCATTCACATTATCATAACCAAACCCATGAATTTCTACCTCTGCATCAAAGTCGGGATCATTAGTAATAATACTTGGAGGAATAATTTTATGCTCGTCGGTTTTTGGGTCCCAAAGTCCTATTTTTACATTAAGACCAGCTTTTTTATAGTGGCATATGATACCATTAACACAGTCTATAATTctatcaaaaccaatttcttcaAACAGATTTGGCAAAACTAACGTAACCATGTTTTCATACCTTTCTCCAGAAAGCAAATACACTTCATTTTCATAGATGTGTCGATCACTTCTTTCGTCATGAAAATATCTCCATAGAAGGAGAGACGAGGAATAAGcagttttagattttaaattctCATAGTATATGCTCTTGAAATCAGAATTCTCAAGTAAATTTAGCCAAGACTTATGCACGCAACTAAATCGCTTCAAAGACTTAACAGATAATTTTGCTAGAATTTCCCATACAAGATCCTTAGGAATCTGATTGCTATGGGTTGCCATTTGCATTGGAGATGAAGATGGAACAATAGAGGATAGAGTCTTACGCTTGTGGTGTGCCTcgcaaaatgtaataaaaaaataaattagatttcaacattcaaatttagaaaaatttcaATGGTATTACATTTTTGTCGCTCTATTTGTTTCTCTCTTAATCAATATCTCCAATATATAGGATTAAATATCAAACCAATCAAATtgattgattgaaaatatatatcacaaacctaaatagaataaaaaaaaattgatctaAATGTGAGTACTTGAATTGCATTTGCAATTACAAACATAAATGTATAATTATTACTCATTACGCTTAGTttattccaaaataatattaaattctactagtgtaaaaaaaataaaaaacctaaGTTGAAAAAACTACTTGTCATTAATGTTTTGTCTGtataaaatagtaaagtaaaTGAATCTTAAAAGAGATatcaatttatcattatttatgCTACATTATTgggaaaataaaatacaaaaagaatttttaaggttaaattaaaatgatatgatttaaaaaacaataatattaaggagataataaaaaatcaaagttAAAAATAACTACTTGTTATTAATATTTTGCCCGTacaaattagtaaaataaatgaatCTTAAAAgagattttaattttgacttaAAAGAGATCTTAATTTATCATTATTTGTGCTGCGTTGTttggcaaataaaataaaaaagaattttgaaggTTGAATCAAAATGATATTATTCGAAAAGACAGTAatgttaagaaaataataaaaaatcagctcaaacttgttttatttagtattgaatcaaaatgaaaaaaatgctACACCCAACTCAAAATTTTAAGACATCAAATTAATAGGTATTTTAAgacatcaaattaatttatcgaGGCGggactaattttttatactcTTCATACTTGTAACCTTAACAATAgtttaacaataaaataattaaaaaaattagatgtaaAAATCTTACGTAATTAGATATATCATTATCCAATttttaaagatataaaaaatagaggaacaagagatgaaaaaaaaaagagagatgaagaagttttaaaaaataaacttaattatACAATAAGGGCATACGTTTAAAGAATAACTTAATTACAAAGTGATCCTAAATATTaacttttgttaaatttaaaaaattcaaattaataNNNNNNNNNNNNNaatgtaaaataaaatttatttattttatatttaatatattataattaaaaataacattttaatatgaatttttacCATTATAAAATTTACAACATAATAATTAgtcttaatgaataaaaaatatttatatttttatgtatttatatattttatatttcttttttaaaaaataaaatattgcacttttattttaaagtattctatattaaaaaatatttatttatattctaatatcttctatatttattaaaatcccttaacacttttttttatagCTTTGTTGAGAATATAGACACTAGTGAAGTTACATAGGGCATGCTATCACTATAAATATAGAACCTTTAGTGTAAACAAAGGATCGCTCTGTAATAATTTTAGATCAATATTACTCATCTCAGAAATTAATCTctgctctctctttctttcaattgctttcaactctttcactttttcataattttcacaTGGTATCCAGAGCATTGGTTTAATCCATGG
The Arachis duranensis cultivar V14167 chromosome 5, aradu.V14167.gnm2.J7QH, whole genome shotgun sequence genome window above contains:
- the LOC107489760 gene encoding F-box/kelch-repeat protein At3g23880-like, whose amino-acid sequence is MATHSNQIPKDLVWEILAKLSVKSLKRFSCVHKSWLNLLENSDFKSIYYENLKSKTAYSSSLLLWRYFHDERSDRHIYENEVYLLSGERYENMVTLVLPNLFEEIGFDRIIDCVNGIICHYKKAGLNVKIGLWDPKTDEHKIIPPSIITNDPDFDAEVEIHGFGYDNVNDDYKVIQHICYCHNEFYQYEPALANWQIYSLKSNCWKKLNLEMTEKGGFGEGYVTYLNGVCHWRGGDKNGKEVLVSFNLSTETFRTTLIGWQQSDDIDCLTRTLVVLNDSVALISSFDENSHIEISILGEVGVKESWVKLFTVGPFPYIWHPMVMGNKCDIIFFMGNENHELASFDVISGKDFETPKPTSVPPGITEDEPGFDRRKLDLEMTKREHIDNASIAYLNGVCHWWGSEYATNGLEEEQVLVSFNLSTETFQTTSIVWLQENDDSPIRSLVVLNKSVTLIFSFTKNNRIEISIWVKLV